In Myxocyprinus asiaticus isolate MX2 ecotype Aquarium Trade chromosome 3, UBuf_Myxa_2, whole genome shotgun sequence, the following proteins share a genomic window:
- the LOC127422918 gene encoding isotocin-neurophysin IT 2 → MSGGMFSVFSLLYLLSVCSACYISNCPIGGKRAVQDSPSRQCMSCGPGDRGRCFGPSICCGEGLGCLLGSPETLRCQEEDFLPSPCEAGGKVCGYEGRCAAPGVCCDSEGCSIDQSCVDGDATAFSQPDLLLKLLHLSNHAHPYRLHQ, encoded by the exons ATGTCTGGAGGCATGTTCTCAGTGTTTTCTCTGCTGTATCTGCTGTCTGTCTGCTCGGCCTGTTACATCTCCAACTGCCCCATCGGTGGTAAACGAGCCGTACAGGATTCGCCCTCTCGACAG TGTATGTCGTGTGGCCCAGGGGATCGTGGCAGGTGTTTTGGTCCCAGTATCTGCTGTGGTGAGGGTCTCGGCTGTCTGCTGGGCTCTCCGGAGACTCTTCGCTGTCAGGAGGAGGATTTTCTGCCCTCCCCATGTGAGGCCGGTGGGAAAGTGTGCGGTTATGAGGGCCGCTGTGCTGCTCCAGGAGTCTGCTGTGACTCAG AGGGCTGCAGCATCGATCAGTCATGTGTTGATGGTGACGCTACAGCCTTCAGTCAACCTGATCTACTGCTGAAACTACTGCACCTGTCAAACCACGCCCACCCTTACAGACTCCACCAATGA